One genomic segment of Sminthopsis crassicaudata isolate SCR6 chromosome 4, ASM4859323v1, whole genome shotgun sequence includes these proteins:
- the ST6GALNAC1 gene encoding alpha-N-acetylgalactosaminide alpha-2,6-sialyltransferase 1, translating into MSATAQETNVRSCQWILGWIWWAFLCTLYMAVFLLLFSLSSYIRGPKYLPSSQEEGKHRTEVQEKKTLTITTPLPTSKNAQITSLAASFQSPNSMSKKRLRVEYFPVEPRWKFEDEYRLEEGSLQTNCPDSVKVKAAQSSWLRELFLPNLTLFLDWEHFSLSEWDRLEHFKPPFGFMGLNYSIIQEILEKFPPVSQQQILLAAHPQTRGSHCVSCAVVGNGGILKRSRMGQEIDSHDYVFRVNGALINGYEQDVGTRTSFYGFTFFSLATSLKLLRKRGFHQMPMEKDIHYLHFLEGHKDFEWLKYMLRDQILKKAVMERPLSLDRYLLIHPDLLRYVKNRFLRSDILDTINWTFYRPSNGAFLLLTAIQLCDRVSAYGFITNDFHQFADHYYDPEWKKMLLYLNHDFILEKRLWKQLHNEGIIQLYQGPKAISQQN; encoded by the exons ATGTCAGCTACAGCCCAGGAGACCAATGTAAGGTCTTGTCAGTGGATACTGGGTTGGATATGGTGGGCCTTCCTGTGTACCTTATATATGGCAGTCTTCttgcttctcttctccctttcttcctataTCAGGGGACCTAAATATCTCCCTTCCAG TCAGGAAGAGGGAAAACACAGAACAGAAGTCCAGGAGAAGAAGACACTGACAATTACAACACCTCTGCCAACCAGCAAGAATGCTCAGATCACCAGCCTAGCTGCCTCCTTTCAGAGTCCCAACTCCATGAGCAAGAAGAGGCTAAGAGTGGAATACTTCCCAGTAGAACCCCGCTGGAAATTTGAGGATGAATATAGATTGGAAGAAGGAAGCCTACAAACG AATTGTCCTGATTCAGTGAAGGTCAAAGCTGCTCAGTCCTCTTGGCTCCGGGAACTCTTTCTACCCAACCTCACGCTCTTCCTGGATTGGGAACATTTCAGCCTCAGTGAATGGGATCGGCTGGAACATTTTAAGCCTCCATTTGGCTTCATGGGCCTTAATTACTCCA TCATTCAGGAAATCCTGGAGAAGTTCCCACCTGTCTCTCAGCAGCAGATTCTTTTGGCAGCCCACCCCCAAACCAGGGGCTCCCATTGTGTTAGCTGTGCTGTGGTGGGGAATGGAGGCATCCTGAAAAGGTCTCGCATGGGCCAGGAGATAGACAGCCATGACTATGTATTCAG GGTGAATGGGGCTTTGATCAATGGCTATGAGCAGGATGTAGGTACCCGGACTTCTTTCTATGGTTTCACCTTCTTCAGTCTGGCCACATCACTCAAGTTGTTGAGGAAACGGGGTTTTCACCAAATGCCAATGGAAAAG GACATCCACTATTTGCACTTCCTTGAAGGGCATAAGGATTTTGAATGGCTGAAGTACATGCTACGTGACCAGATCTTGAAAAAAGCTGTCATGGAAAGACCTTTAAG tttgGACAGGTATCTACTGATACACCCAGACTTGCTTCGATATGTGAAGAACAG GTTTTTGCGGTCAGATATCCTAGATACTATCAACTGGACTTTTTACCGCCCCTCTAATGGTGCCTTTCTGCTACTCACTGCAATCCAACTGTGTGATCGG GTGAGTGCCTATGGCTTCATCACCAATGATTTTCATCAATTTGCTGACCACTACTATGAcccagaatggaaaaaaatgctcttatACCTCAACCATGACTTTATCCTAGAGAAGAGATTGTGGAAACAACTACACAATGAAGGTATAATCCAGCTATACCAAGGTCCCAAAGCCATTTCACAACAGAACTAG